One segment of Cetobacterium sp. NK01 DNA contains the following:
- a CDS encoding O-antigen ligase family protein, whose protein sequence is MKILDSLKKYNLQENIFNLVIFLMPFGIAFERKMYSNVLFPMLVILTGIQIYKNGFKISFYEKFLGVFLGSIVISLIFTNYPIKDLSDKFMPYIKWLFFPTIFGQFNIDRKREKIVFLSVIITTLYMYKLGLLDIIKHIKMYSGKEIGYLEIFKMENLKLMQSYGSGFRLREIFPTLTETALILGGTIIAFIMVLIDKSTDIKVKIVLIPMILMGLFQMILTQSRGMYLAFLIVISLLVMIKVSKRILGVLIIILLGVLAIFRNTPYVKRFESISNGDGARMEIYTSAFKIFKANVLTGIGFDNFIQATDYYEKASHYQHPHNMALKMLTEMGVIGFLSYFSMMGAIVYKLWKTRSKLICEIMLAVIVLMLIYENFETVIVWKRASEYIFFMLGLALSGNYYLLKGAKK, encoded by the coding sequence TTGAAAATATTAGATAGTTTAAAAAAATACAATCTGCAGGAGAATATATTTAATTTAGTTATATTTTTAATGCCTTTTGGCATTGCATTTGAAAGAAAGATGTACTCAAATGTTTTGTTTCCAATGTTAGTTATTTTAACAGGGATACAGATATATAAAAATGGATTTAAGATCTCTTTTTATGAGAAATTTTTAGGAGTGTTTTTAGGTAGTATTGTAATAAGTTTGATTTTTACAAACTATCCAATAAAAGATTTAAGTGATAAATTTATGCCGTATATAAAGTGGCTATTTTTTCCAACTATATTTGGACAGTTTAATATAGATAGGAAAAGAGAGAAGATAGTTTTTCTATCTGTTATTATAACAACTCTTTATATGTATAAGCTTGGTCTTCTTGACATTATAAAGCATATTAAAATGTATTCAGGAAAAGAGATAGGGTATTTAGAGATATTTAAAATGGAAAATTTAAAACTTATGCAAAGTTATGGAAGTGGTTTTAGACTGAGAGAGATTTTTCCAACATTGACAGAGACAGCCTTAATTTTAGGTGGAACTATTATTGCTTTTATAATGGTTCTAATAGATAAAAGTACTGATATAAAAGTAAAAATAGTCTTAATTCCAATGATATTAATGGGACTATTTCAAATGATTTTAACTCAATCGAGAGGGATGTATTTAGCATTTTTAATAGTAATCTCTTTATTAGTTATGATAAAAGTTAGTAAAAGGATTTTAGGAGTTTTAATTATAATTTTATTGGGAGTTTTAGCTATATTTAGAAATACACCATATGTGAAGAGATTTGAAAGTATCTCTAATGGGGATGGAGCTAGAATGGAAATATATACCTCAGCATTCAAAATCTTTAAAGCTAATGTATTGACAGGGATTGGATTTGATAATTTTATTCAAGCTACAGATTACTATGAAAAGGCTTCGCATTATCAACATCCACATAATATGGCACTTAAGATGTTAACAGAGATGGGAGTAATAGGGTTTTTATCATATTTTTCTATGATGGGAGCTATAGTTTATAAGTTGTGGAAAACTCGTTCGAAACTGATTTGTGAGATTATGTTAGCAGTTATAGTTTTAATGCTAATATATGAAAATTTTGAAACAGTTATTGTTTGGAAAAGAGCAAGTGAGTATATATTTTTTATGCTTGGATTAGCTTTAAGCGGTAACTACTATTTATTAAAAGGAGCGAAAAAATGA
- a CDS encoding glycosyltransferase, which produces MKKKIGICTGNISVGGQEKMLIEFLKVLSPEKYDLELFIEENKGEKNFFQKDIPNYVNYRFLTSKSIMNRIEKNKSSKNPLRKLLYSIDLIRKKEIAIRKLSRLVEDKEIIIDYNLGLLRKIDRLDLENKKVVGWSHAGEGGVLKNKRKHRNMAKYNSIVSVNNEMKKGYEKNYSHLNIKMKTIENFIDEKNILKLSEESIEEKNLGQYILSVGSLTENKNFLALIKGYKKFLDKSESTLNLVIIGDGKEKDNLERTIKRLNLEDRVFLLGSKGNPYPYIKSCEYYVQSSKAESFSLVLAEAMVFGKVVISKENIGSKRVLNNGENGILIKSVERDLEKILLKLIRDRGFKSMYEKKSKEGGKEFFRGPAKERIEEFIDSL; this is translated from the coding sequence TTGAAGAAAAAAATAGGGATTTGTACAGGAAATATCTCTGTAGGGGGTCAGGAGAAAATGCTTATTGAGTTTTTAAAAGTATTGTCTCCAGAAAAATATGATTTAGAACTTTTTATTGAAGAAAATAAGGGAGAAAAGAATTTTTTTCAAAAAGATATTCCAAATTATGTAAATTATAGATTTTTAACATCTAAAAGTATTATGAATAGAATTGAAAAAAATAAGAGTAGTAAAAATCCTCTTAGAAAGTTGTTATACTCAATAGATCTTATAAGAAAAAAAGAGATAGCCATTAGAAAACTCTCTAGATTAGTAGAGGATAAAGAGATAATAATAGACTATAATTTGGGACTATTAAGAAAAATTGATCGATTGGATCTAGAAAATAAGAAAGTAGTAGGATGGTCTCACGCTGGAGAGGGCGGAGTTTTAAAAAATAAGAGAAAACATAGAAATATGGCTAAATACAATAGTATAGTTTCAGTTAATAATGAGATGAAAAAAGGCTATGAAAAAAATTATTCACATTTAAATATTAAAATGAAAACTATAGAAAACTTTATAGATGAAAAAAATATTTTAAAACTAAGCGAAGAGAGTATTGAAGAAAAAAATCTAGGACAGTATATTCTATCAGTGGGATCTCTAACAGAGAATAAGAATTTTTTAGCTTTAATAAAGGGCTATAAAAAGTTTTTAGATAAAAGTGAAAGTACATTAAATCTTGTTATAATTGGAGATGGAAAAGAGAAAGATAACCTAGAGAGAACTATCAAGAGATTAAATCTAGAGGATAGAGTTTTTTTATTAGGAAGTAAAGGAAATCCATATCCATATATAAAAAGTTGTGAGTACTATGTTCAAAGCTCAAAAGCAGAATCTTTTTCTTTAGTTTTAGCTGAAGCTATGGTTTTTGGAAAAGTTGTTATATCTAAAGAGAATATTGGTTCAAAAAGAGTTTTAAATAATGGAGAGAATGGTATTTTAATAAAAAGTGTAGAAAGAGATTTAGAAAAGATACTTTTAAAGCTTATAAGAGATAGAGGATTTAAAAGTATGTATGAAAAAAAATCTAAAGAGGGTGGAAAAGAGTTTTTTAGAGGCCCAGCAAAAGAGAGAATAGAGGAGTTTATAGATAGCTTATGA
- a CDS encoding glycosyltransferase family 9 protein, whose amino-acid sequence MDKKYLKKSYVKEGINLYFIRFILSFFKSSFKPQGKILIKSCDGIGDILVRTKLMSLLEKEYGKENISVLMKSEYTKLGEMLGYKTIGYSRDERKKFFPRLKKMYELNSMGFSKYINLEFTNDITVGNLFIPERVGRADLSWQVERNNKYYTKSYVIEDDYVMRQVSKMAKEILNKDIKAEELIPDLKNIFGSGEENIVVAVGSTEKERVCSPLLMAEYLKEIQLKYPNKKIVLVGNGERQSNYAKKILSILKDGNIENLVDKTSLKEVFELVSKSYLFIGFESGLYNFSFVTRKDAIVLFREKGGLFVHNVPWIKILTPERVNPQVEDSDYPNEIINSITVEEFKKALEEVKHEKELSC is encoded by the coding sequence ATGGATAAAAAGTATCTTAAAAAATCATATGTGAAAGAGGGGATAAATCTTTATTTTATTAGATTTATACTAAGTTTTTTTAAGAGCAGTTTTAAGCCTCAAGGAAAGATTTTAATAAAAAGTTGTGATGGGATTGGAGATATTTTAGTTAGAACGAAATTGATGAGCTTATTAGAGAAAGAGTATGGAAAAGAGAATATATCTGTTTTAATGAAAAGTGAATATACAAAACTTGGTGAGATGCTAGGATATAAAACTATAGGATACTCTAGAGATGAAAGAAAAAAGTTTTTTCCAAGATTAAAAAAGATGTATGAGTTAAATAGCATGGGATTTTCAAAATATATAAATTTAGAATTTACCAATGATATAACAGTGGGAAATCTATTTATTCCAGAGAGAGTTGGAAGAGCTGATTTAAGTTGGCAAGTGGAGAGAAATAATAAATACTACACAAAAAGCTATGTAATAGAAGATGACTACGTTATGAGACAAGTTAGTAAAATGGCAAAAGAGATATTGAATAAAGATATAAAAGCAGAGGAGCTAATTCCAGATTTAAAAAATATTTTTGGAAGTGGAGAGGAGAACATAGTTGTAGCTGTGGGATCTACAGAAAAAGAGAGAGTGTGTTCACCGTTACTAATGGCAGAATACTTAAAAGAGATACAGCTTAAGTATCCTAATAAAAAGATAGTATTAGTAGGAAATGGAGAGAGACAAAGTAATTACGCTAAAAAAATCTTAAGTATATTAAAAGATGGAAATATAGAAAACTTAGTGGATAAAACATCATTAAAAGAGGTTTTTGAGTTAGTTTCAAAAAGCTATCTATTTATTGGATTTGAATCGGGATTATATAATTTTTCATTTGTTACAAGAAAAGATGCCATTGTTTTATTTAGAGAAAAAGGTGGATTATTTGTTCACAACGTACCTTGGATAAAGATCTTAACTCCAGAGAGAGTTAATCCACAAGTTGAGGATAGTGATTATCCAAATGAAATTATAAATAGTATAACAGTTGAAGAGTTTAAAAAAGCTCTAGAAGAGGTAAAACATGAAAAAGAACTTAGTTGTTAG
- a CDS encoding lipopolysaccharide core heptose(II) kinase RfaY: MNEKIKKIKYKEFSIYFKKDENRALAEKVLNEEYSVIDEYKNTERNYVAKIEIDGRSFVLKSPKAETVIPQRKVQTLFKKGEGLTSFINIDRAKKMELDFFIEPLAIMVKRGLFLQESFILMDYIEGEAIETTEDIDVIMDIVEKIHKSGIYHGDLNTSNFIKTKDGIKIIDTQAKSEKIWHFKRAYDILTLKNDLLVLGKGYDVEEKYKVKRDFGYGLAYIIKNFKKLSVVKKIRGLKVKLRNKGWKI, translated from the coding sequence ATGAATGAAAAAATAAAGAAAATTAAATATAAAGAGTTTTCAATCTATTTTAAAAAGGATGAGAATAGGGCGTTAGCTGAAAAAGTTTTAAATGAGGAGTACTCTGTTATAGATGAATATAAAAACACAGAGAGAAACTATGTTGCTAAAATAGAGATAGATGGGAGAAGTTTTGTTTTAAAATCTCCTAAAGCTGAAACAGTGATACCCCAAAGAAAAGTTCAAACACTTTTTAAAAAAGGAGAGGGACTTACGAGTTTTATAAATATAGATAGAGCTAAAAAAATGGAGTTGGATTTTTTTATAGAGCCACTAGCTATAATGGTTAAAAGAGGCCTTTTTTTACAAGAGAGTTTTATACTTATGGATTATATAGAGGGAGAGGCTATAGAAACAACAGAGGATATAGATGTTATTATGGATATAGTTGAAAAAATTCATAAAAGTGGTATATACCATGGTGATCTAAATACATCGAATTTTATAAAAACAAAAGATGGAATAAAAATTATAGATACTCAAGCTAAAAGTGAGAAAATTTGGCATTTTAAAAGAGCTTATGATATTTTAACTTTAAAAAATGATCTTCTAGTTTTAGGAAAAGGTTATGATGTAGAGGAAAAATATAAAGTGAAAAGAGATTTTGGGTATGGATTAGCTTATATAATAAAAAATTTTAAAAAACTTTCAGTGGTAAAAAAAATAAGAGGTTTAAAAGTTAAATTACGAAATAAGGGGTGGAAAATTTAA
- a CDS encoding CatB-related O-acetyltransferase, with amino-acid sequence MKFFNNIKKKIRYVLQVKKLQKKEVFLDKDVKIRKTEFEGKNTIGDNTNIDRSYIGLGSYIGSDCKLPSCKIGRFCSIGVRVLAVIGDHPIEYVSTHPFSHSRAKKNIGFNYENIVEKEGLKRVDEEYIIEIGNDVWIGDGVQILNGVRIGDGAVIGAGALVTKDVEPYSIIGGVPGKVLKKRFSEENIKKLLDFKWWNKDISWIEKNAYYFHDIKKFMEIIENEK; translated from the coding sequence ATGAAGTTTTTTAACAATATTAAGAAAAAAATAAGATACGTGCTACAAGTGAAAAAGCTTCAGAAAAAAGAGGTTTTTTTAGATAAAGATGTTAAAATTAGAAAAACTGAATTTGAAGGTAAAAACACAATAGGTGACAACACAAATATAGATAGATCATATATTGGTTTAGGAAGTTATATAGGTAGTGATTGTAAACTGCCAAGTTGCAAGATAGGAAGATTTTGCTCTATTGGAGTAAGAGTTCTTGCTGTTATAGGAGATCATCCCATAGAGTATGTTTCAACTCACCCTTTTAGTCATAGTAGAGCTAAAAAAAACATTGGATTTAACTATGAAAATATAGTTGAAAAAGAGGGGTTAAAAAGAGTTGATGAGGAGTATATAATTGAAATTGGAAATGATGTTTGGATAGGAGATGGGGTTCAAATATTAAATGGAGTAAGAATAGGAGATGGAGCAGTTATAGGTGCAGGAGCATTGGTGACTAAAGATGTTGAACCTTACTCTATTATAGGAGGAGTTCCAGGAAAGGTATTGAAAAAAAGATTTTCAGAAGAGAATATAAAAAAATTGTTGGATTTTAAATGGTGGAATAAAGATATATCTTGGATAGAAAAAAATGCTTATTATTTCCATGATATAAAGAAATTTATGGAGATAATAGAAAATGAAAAATAA
- the rfbC gene encoding dTDP-4-dehydrorhamnose 3,5-epimerase: protein MSKFKRVETGIKDLIVIEPTVFGDNRGFFMESYSKKDFLAIDIDVEFVQDNHSKSKKGVLRGLHFQTKHVQGKLVRVTAGAVLDVAVDLRKDSPTFGKHYLVELSADNKKMFYIPPGFAHGFLTLEDNTEFQYKCTDYYAPEFDSGVLWNDSDIAIDWNFEKYGLSADEILLSDKDKQQQTLQEFLESGVVIG, encoded by the coding sequence ATGAGTAAGTTTAAAAGAGTTGAAACAGGAATAAAAGATTTAATAGTAATAGAGCCAACTGTATTTGGAGATAACAGAGGGTTTTTCATGGAGAGCTACTCTAAAAAAGATTTCTTGGCAATAGATATAGATGTTGAATTTGTTCAAGATAATCACTCTAAATCTAAAAAAGGTGTATTAAGAGGGTTACATTTTCAAACAAAACATGTTCAAGGGAAATTAGTTAGAGTTACAGCTGGAGCTGTTTTAGATGTTGCAGTGGATCTTAGAAAAGATAGCCCAACTTTTGGAAAACACTACTTAGTAGAATTAAGCGCTGATAATAAAAAGATGTTTTATATTCCACCAGGGTTCGCTCATGGATTTTTAACTTTAGAAGATAATACTGAGTTTCAATATAAATGTACAGACTATTATGCGCCAGAGTTTGATTCAGGAGTGTTATGGAATGACTCTGATATAGCTATAGATTGGAACTTTGAAAAATATGGATTATCAGCAGATGAAATCCTGTTATCAGATAAAGATAAACAGCAACAAACTCTGCAAGAGTTTTTAGAGAGTGGTGTGGTAATAGGATGA
- a CDS encoding glycosyltransferase, whose translation MKKNLVVRSGSLRMGGLERVLIEMLQNLNKELYNISLIIEDDSGNENVFLNQVPKGIDVYFLKPESLIEKTHYHRERKKNIYHKLMYNLLMSKEHSFVISKTQEVLREIEKKYGEIDVFVDYDWGARRYVEKLKAKKKIVWIHNSIPKLLKKESKIVRFGKNLSKYDAVVAICEDMKKEMEEIYPHLKNRIKRAYNPFNFKRIIDLSTDDSCLSEEQKGLLKDNYIIAVSRLDTVQKDYDTLIKGHKIAMENGVSEKLYIVGDGPNRKEIEEIIIKNGLKDRVILIGKTTNPYIWMKNSKLFVHSSKYEGFGLVIVEAAILGKAIISSDCKVGPKEILGNGRYGKIFSVGDYKKLGEELTELLKEKDIREKYEVVAKERSKDFEASKIMKEYDAIINS comes from the coding sequence ATGAAAAAGAACTTAGTTGTTAGAAGTGGAAGCCTTCGAATGGGGGGCTTAGAGAGAGTGTTAATAGAGATGTTACAAAACTTAAATAAAGAGTTATATAATATCTCATTAATTATAGAGGATGACTCAGGAAATGAAAATGTATTTTTAAATCAAGTTCCAAAAGGGATAGATGTATATTTTTTAAAACCTGAAAGTTTAATTGAAAAGACTCACTATCATAGAGAAAGAAAGAAAAATATCTACCATAAATTGATGTATAATCTTTTAATGAGTAAAGAGCATAGTTTTGTAATATCTAAAACTCAAGAGGTACTAAGAGAGATTGAGAAAAAATATGGAGAGATAGATGTTTTTGTAGATTATGATTGGGGAGCTAGAAGATATGTTGAGAAATTAAAAGCTAAGAAAAAAATAGTTTGGATACATAACTCTATTCCAAAACTTTTAAAAAAGGAGTCAAAGATTGTTAGATTTGGAAAAAATCTATCAAAGTATGATGCAGTTGTAGCTATATGTGAGGATATGAAAAAAGAGATGGAGGAGATCTATCCACATTTAAAAAATCGTATAAAAAGAGCATATAATCCATTTAACTTTAAAAGAATTATAGATCTATCAACTGATGATAGCTGTTTATCAGAAGAGCAAAAAGGACTTTTAAAGGATAACTATATTATAGCAGTTTCTAGATTGGATACAGTTCAAAAAGACTATGATACTTTAATAAAAGGTCATAAAATAGCTATGGAAAATGGCGTGTCTGAAAAACTATATATAGTGGGAGATGGACCTAATAGAAAAGAGATAGAGGAGATAATTATAAAAAATGGTTTAAAAGATAGAGTTATACTTATTGGAAAAACTACTAATCCATATATATGGATGAAAAACAGCAAACTTTTTGTACACAGTTCTAAGTATGAGGGGTTTGGATTAGTTATAGTAGAAGCTGCTATTTTAGGAAAAGCTATTATATCATCTGATTGTAAAGTTGGGCCAAAGGAGATATTGGGGAATGGTAGATATGGAAAGATATTTTCTGTAGGAGACTATAAAAAGTTAGGCGAAGAGTTAACAGAACTTTTAAAAGAAAAAGATATTAGAGAGAAGTATGAAGTTGTTGCAAAGGAAAGATCAAAGGATTTTGAAGCTAGTAAAATTATGAAAGAGTATGACGCAATAATAAATAGCTAA
- a CDS encoding glycosyltransferase family 9 protein: protein MAFKWSHFRRDLSDMLIKKACEKVVAEKDDRNKVLIVTMDALGDNLLKVKSIEKIAEFYGKNNTHILCKDKWQDIYLKQGYNVFVDRYKNTIERMRLYRELNRFKYKKVIYFIHDQKNVSEEFINSYDKIEYRIKNAEDKYILEYHKDFLKEILNKDIQVEELVPDLRYIFDNLKKENIITVGIGSAARIKTMPAVKMAEIINYLGERYPESKLILLGSGKTQVLYQKELSKYIKVKNTVDLVDKISLLESLEYIAKSKFFIGYDSGLTNAAFTLKTKYICLHWTKFKTWKHDFIGCVTLLGEGENPYKESKYGCDLLNSITLSQIQEGLEVLNIDE, encoded by the coding sequence ATGGCGTTTAAATGGTCACACTTTAGAAGAGATCTATCAGATATGCTTATAAAAAAGGCGTGTGAAAAAGTTGTTGCAGAAAAAGATGACAGGAATAAAGTTTTGATAGTAACAATGGATGCTTTAGGAGATAATCTTTTAAAAGTAAAAAGTATAGAGAAGATAGCTGAGTTTTATGGAAAAAATAACACACATATTCTATGCAAAGATAAGTGGCAAGATATATATTTAAAGCAAGGATATAACGTATTTGTAGATAGATATAAAAATACTATAGAGAGAATGAGATTATATAGAGAGTTAAATAGATTTAAATATAAAAAAGTTATATATTTTATACATGACCAAAAAAATGTATCTGAAGAGTTTATAAACTCATATGATAAAATAGAATATAGAATAAAAAACGCTGAGGATAAATATATATTAGAGTATCATAAAGATTTTTTAAAAGAGATTTTAAATAAAGATATACAGGTAGAGGAGTTAGTTCCAGATTTAAGATATATCTTTGATAATTTAAAAAAAGAGAATATAATAACTGTTGGAATAGGATCAGCTGCAAGAATTAAGACTATGCCAGCTGTGAAAATGGCAGAGATAATAAACTATTTAGGAGAGAGATATCCAGAGTCAAAGTTAATCCTATTAGGAAGTGGAAAAACTCAAGTTCTTTATCAAAAAGAGTTATCTAAATATATAAAAGTTAAAAATACAGTGGATTTAGTTGATAAAATATCTCTTTTAGAAAGTTTAGAGTATATAGCTAAATCTAAGTTTTTCATAGGATATGATTCAGGATTGACCAATGCAGCATTTACTTTAAAAACTAAATATATATGTCTGCACTGGACTAAATTTAAAACATGGAAACATGATTTTATAGGGTGTGTGACTCTTTTAGGAGAGGGAGAGAATCCATATAAAGAGAGCAAATATGGATGTGATTTGCTAAATAGTATAACTTTATCTCAAATACAGGAAGGGTTAGAGGTATTAAATATAGATGAATGA
- the rfbD gene encoding dTDP-4-dehydrorhamnose reductase — translation MILITGANGQLGHDFQRIFKDKNLDFIATDYKELDITDIDTVRAFVKDKNIDLIINCAAYNNVDKAEEEIEMCYKLNAAAPRDLALVAKELGADYITYSTDFVFDGSKKTPYTEEDSPNPLSVYSQAKAEGEKLVLETYTRSFVIRTSWVFGIANNNFNRQVINWSRSRDVLGIVDDQISVPTYSYDLALYSLKLLETKKYGLYHLSNNGIASKYDQAKYVLDSIGWKGTLNRAKSSDFILPAKRAEYSKLDSSKLEEVVGEKLPTWESGIDRFLNEMREKGEL, via the coding sequence ATGATACTAATTACTGGAGCCAATGGACAGTTAGGGCATGATTTTCAAAGAATATTTAAAGATAAAAATTTAGATTTTATAGCAACAGACTATAAAGAGTTAGATATAACAGATATAGATACAGTGAGAGCGTTTGTAAAAGATAAAAACATAGATCTTATTATAAACTGTGCAGCTTACAATAATGTGGATAAAGCAGAAGAGGAGATAGAGATGTGTTATAAGCTAAACGCTGCAGCACCAAGAGATTTAGCATTAGTTGCTAAAGAGTTAGGAGCAGATTATATAACATACTCTACAGACTTTGTTTTTGATGGAAGTAAAAAAACTCCTTATACAGAAGAAGATTCGCCAAATCCACTTTCTGTTTATTCACAGGCTAAAGCTGAGGGAGAAAAATTAGTATTAGAAACTTATACTAGAAGTTTTGTAATAAGAACATCATGGGTATTTGGAATAGCTAACAACAACTTTAATAGACAAGTTATAAACTGGAGCAGATCTAGAGATGTTCTAGGAATAGTTGATGATCAAATCTCTGTTCCTACATACTCGTATGATTTAGCACTATACTCTTTAAAACTGTTAGAAACTAAAAAATATGGATTGTATCATCTAAGCAACAATGGAATAGCTTCAAAATATGACCAAGCAAAGTATGTTTTAGATTCTATTGGGTGGAAGGGAACTCTAAATCGTGCTAAAAGTAGTGATTTTATACTTCCAGCTAAAAGAGCGGAATATTCAAAGCTTGATAGTAGCAAGTTAGAAGAAGTTGTAGGAGAAAAACTTCCAACTTGGGAAAGTGGAATAGATAGATTCCTAAACGAGATGAGAGAGAAGGGGGAACTGTAG
- a CDS encoding polysaccharide deacetylase family protein, translated as MMKIGKHGDIPILMYHQFVEKAEDGGKIKLFVTRKVFELHLMILKFLGYETITFRDLEKIGLEKRREKKYIIITVDDGYKDNYTILYPVLKKFNMKAVIYYVTGVNYNTWTADDMGEKRFDLMSEKEVQELHKSGLIEFGGHTLTHPSMVKLSDEDLKKEIENNKRDIEKIIGERLVSFAYPYGHNSKRIQKAVELAGYKYAVSTDSGTGFIDENLYDIRRTAIDKTSLVDFLRKISPKYLPYKYKKRGNKEFVDTYL; from the coding sequence ATGATGAAAATAGGAAAACATGGAGATATCCCAATTTTAATGTATCATCAATTTGTTGAAAAGGCAGAGGATGGAGGAAAAATAAAGCTTTTTGTAACCAGAAAAGTTTTTGAACTACATCTTATGATTTTAAAATTTTTAGGATATGAAACAATAACTTTTAGAGATTTAGAAAAAATAGGTTTAGAGAAGAGAAGAGAAAAAAAGTATATAATAATAACAGTTGATGATGGATATAAGGATAACTATACAATTCTTTACCCAGTACTTAAAAAGTTTAATATGAAAGCTGTAATATATTATGTGACAGGAGTTAATTATAATACTTGGACAGCTGATGATATGGGAGAGAAAAGATTTGATCTAATGTCAGAAAAAGAGGTGCAAGAGCTTCACAAAAGTGGCCTAATAGAGTTTGGAGGACATACTTTAACTCACCCTAGTATGGTAAAATTATCAGATGAGGATTTGAAAAAAGAGATTGAAAATAATAAAAGAGATATTGAAAAAATAATAGGGGAGAGGTTAGTAAGTTTTGCATATCCCTATGGGCATAACTCTAAAAGAATACAAAAAGCTGTGGAACTTGCAGGATATAAATATGCAGTTTCAACAGATAGTGGAACAGGATTTATAGATGAAAACTTATATGATATTAGAAGAACGGCAATAGATAAAACTTCATTAGTTGACTTTTTAAGAAAAATATCACCAAAGTATCTACCATATAAGTATAAAAAAAGAGGAAATAAGGAGTTTGTAGATACTTATTTATAA
- the rfbA gene encoding glucose-1-phosphate thymidylyltransferase RfbA, with protein MKGIILAGGSGTRLYPVTKAISKQITPIYDKPLIYYPLSVLMLAGIKDILVISTPRDIGTFEELLGNGSDLGLKIEYAIQEHPNGLAEAFIIGENFIGNDACALVLGDNMFYGHGLTGIVKEAAKRETGATIFGYYVNNPTAFGVVEFDENGKAISLEEKPEKPKSNFAIPGLYFYDNTVVEKAKKVKPSHRGELEITTLNEMYLNEGTLNVLSLGRGMAWLDTGTHDGLLEASNFVKTIQSRQGVMVACLEEIAYRNGWISKEKVKELAKPLLKSHYGEYLMNLIKE; from the coding sequence ATGAAGGGAATAATATTAGCTGGAGGATCAGGAACTAGACTATATCCTGTTACAAAAGCAATAAGTAAACAAATAACACCAATTTATGATAAGCCACTTATCTATTATCCTCTTTCTGTTTTAATGTTAGCAGGAATTAAAGATATTTTAGTAATATCTACTCCTAGAGATATTGGAACTTTTGAGGAACTATTAGGTAATGGAAGTGATTTAGGACTTAAAATAGAATATGCTATTCAAGAACATCCAAATGGTCTTGCAGAAGCATTTATAATAGGGGAAAACTTTATAGGAAATGATGCATGTGCATTAGTTCTTGGAGATAATATGTTTTATGGACATGGACTTACAGGAATAGTAAAAGAAGCAGCTAAAAGAGAAACTGGAGCTACAATATTTGGTTACTATGTAAATAATCCTACAGCTTTTGGAGTAGTAGAGTTTGATGAGAATGGTAAAGCTATATCTTTAGAAGAGAAGCCAGAGAAGCCAAAATCTAATTTTGCAATTCCAGGACTATATTTCTATGATAACACTGTTGTAGAAAAAGCGAAAAAAGTGAAGCCCTCTCATAGAGGAGAGTTAGAGATAACAACGCTAAATGAGATGTATCTAAATGAAGGAACACTAAATGTACTAAGTCTTGGAAGAGGAATGGCGTGGCTTGATACAGGAACTCATGATGGACTTTTAGAAGCATCTAACTTTGTAAAAACAATTCAAAGTAGACAAGGTGTAATGGTTGCCTGTCTAGAAGAGATTGCTTATAGAAATGGATGGATATCTAAAGAGAAAGTAAAAGAGTTAGCAAAACCACTACTAAAATCACATTATGGTGAATATTTAATGAATCTAATAAAGGAGTAG